A section of the Prevotella melaninogenica genome encodes:
- a CDS encoding SusC/RagA family TonB-linked outer membrane protein, which yields MRRTLYVLCLMVALLTHAGYAYSQDNGTAKQFSVAGVILDDTGEPCIGATVRVKNEPGVGTISDVDGKFAIKVKPGATLMFEYVGMETIQRTILKDEPSLSVKFKVAKTNAIDEVVVTGLVSQKKVSVVGAVSTINMEELRTPGTSLVNMIGGRMPGVITMQVSGEPGQNLSNFWVRGVSTFGAGAGALVLIDGIEGRLNDIDVDDVESISVLKDAAATAVYGVRGANGVVLVTTKRGSKEKIQITARATVKLSQIKRLPEYLSSYDYARLANEARAMSGESDLYTPIQLDIIKNNLDPELYPNVNWIDQIMKKTSLQENYYASARGGGDVAQYFVSLGYRHEGAAYKQKENQFHRPLSYDQLTYRANINMNLTKRSELYFGVDGSISNHTTPGGKNTNQVWSDVLQLNPLMFPVTYADGTLPTYGQSDLISPFAALNYQGYNSSDYSRNMITLKFTHRFGGILKGLVGSVQAVNDRTAGFSERRFVSPDYYRATGRTATGDLIKTLRSKQQDMRYSSNNDSWRKYYMEAKLDYNTSFGAHNLGALLFYYMEDAKGSEWGNGDALGIAAIAKRRQNVSGRLSWGYNSTYFVDANFGYTGSDLFPKGERFGFFPSVAVGWAPTSYKWVQKHLPFVNFFKIRGSYGLAGNDNIANTRFPYLTIINNHAGTTWGYTGQGIVEKQQGADNLKWEVAKKLNVGVDANFFNDAIKVTVDFFRDTRDHIFQDRVTLPEFAGMVTYPKSNVGRMHSFGSDGNISYFHKINKEMNFTVRANYTWSQNIVDYFEENKLAYDYQSVTGMPYGVLRGYVSEGLFKDEADIRQSPDQTAAFGVVRPGDIKYRDVNGDGVINKDDRVPLSYGNNVPRVMFGLGGEFNYKDFTVSLLFKGNTGVNYYRVGMGHDAGWIPFYNGEMGNVLKMVNNPKNRWIPSWYSGDPSTENPNAMFPRLSYGSNNNNSQLSTFWKQNGSFLRFQELNFRYVFRHRKWLRAAGLSALECDFVINNLFTIDSAKYFDPEQAWFNGAAYPIPTTYSLQMYFRF from the coding sequence ATGAGAAGAACTTTATATGTCTTGTGTCTCATGGTAGCTCTGCTGACTCATGCAGGCTACGCCTATTCACAAGATAATGGTACAGCAAAGCAGTTCTCGGTAGCGGGTGTCATCCTCGATGATACAGGTGAGCCATGTATTGGTGCTACCGTTCGTGTAAAGAACGAACCGGGTGTAGGAACCATTTCCGACGTTGACGGTAAGTTTGCTATTAAGGTCAAGCCGGGTGCTACGCTTATGTTCGAGTACGTCGGTATGGAGACCATACAGCGCACTATCCTTAAGGACGAGCCTTCCCTTTCAGTTAAGTTCAAGGTAGCCAAGACAAATGCCATCGACGAGGTTGTCGTGACAGGTCTTGTCTCTCAGAAGAAGGTATCGGTGGTAGGTGCTGTGTCTACTATTAATATGGAAGAGTTGCGTACTCCGGGTACCTCACTCGTAAACATGATTGGTGGTCGTATGCCGGGTGTTATCACCATGCAGGTTTCAGGTGAGCCGGGTCAGAACCTTTCCAACTTCTGGGTGCGTGGTGTATCGACCTTCGGAGCAGGTGCAGGTGCGTTGGTCCTCATCGATGGTATTGAGGGTCGCCTCAATGATATTGACGTAGACGATGTTGAGAGCATCTCTGTATTGAAGGATGCTGCTGCAACAGCTGTTTATGGTGTTCGTGGTGCTAATGGTGTTGTATTGGTTACTACCAAGCGCGGTTCAAAGGAGAAGATTCAGATTACAGCTCGTGCGACAGTGAAGTTGTCACAGATCAAGCGTCTGCCAGAGTATCTCTCATCTTACGATTATGCAAGACTTGCTAATGAGGCACGTGCAATGTCAGGTGAGTCAGATCTCTATACGCCAATTCAGTTGGATATCATTAAGAACAATCTTGACCCAGAGCTTTATCCAAACGTAAACTGGATTGACCAGATTATGAAGAAGACCTCTTTGCAGGAGAACTACTATGCCAGTGCGCGTGGTGGTGGTGATGTTGCACAGTACTTCGTATCTTTAGGTTATCGCCATGAAGGTGCTGCCTATAAGCAGAAGGAGAACCAGTTCCATCGTCCATTGTCTTACGACCAGTTGACTTATCGTGCAAACATCAACATGAACCTTACAAAGCGTTCTGAGCTTTACTTCGGTGTTGATGGTAGCATCTCTAACCATACAACTCCGGGTGGTAAGAATACCAATCAGGTATGGTCGGATGTACTCCAGCTGAATCCATTGATGTTCCCTGTTACATACGCTGACGGAACATTGCCAACCTACGGTCAGAGCGACCTTATCTCTCCATTTGCAGCGCTTAACTATCAGGGTTACAACTCATCAGATTATAGCCGTAACATGATTACCTTGAAGTTTACACACCGCTTTGGTGGTATTCTTAAAGGACTTGTAGGTTCTGTTCAGGCTGTTAACGACCGTACAGCAGGTTTCAGTGAGCGTCGCTTCGTTAGTCCTGACTACTATCGTGCAACAGGTCGTACGGCTACGGGTGACCTTATCAAGACCTTGCGTTCTAAGCAGCAGGATATGAGATACTCTTCTAACAATGACTCATGGAGAAAGTACTACATGGAGGCTAAGTTAGACTATAACACAAGTTTCGGTGCTCATAACCTCGGTGCCCTCCTCTTCTATTATATGGAAGATGCAAAGGGTTCAGAGTGGGGTAATGGTGATGCCCTCGGTATCGCTGCAATCGCTAAGCGTCGTCAGAACGTATCTGGTCGTTTGTCTTGGGGTTATAACTCAACTTACTTCGTAGATGCTAACTTCGGTTACACTGGTTCAGACCTCTTCCCTAAGGGTGAGCGTTTCGGTTTCTTCCCATCAGTAGCTGTGGGTTGGGCTCCAACTTCATACAAGTGGGTACAGAAACACCTTCCATTCGTAAACTTCTTCAAGATTCGTGGTTCTTACGGTCTTGCAGGTAACGATAACATTGCAAACACTCGTTTCCCATACTTGACAATTATCAACAACCACGCTGGTACCACATGGGGTTATACTGGTCAGGGTATTGTTGAGAAGCAGCAGGGTGCTGACAACTTGAAGTGGGAGGTTGCTAAGAAGTTGAACGTCGGTGTTGATGCAAACTTCTTTAACGATGCTATCAAGGTGACAGTTGACTTCTTCCGTGACACACGTGACCACATCTTCCAGGACCGTGTTACATTGCCAGAGTTTGCTGGTATGGTTACTTATCCTAAGTCTAACGTGGGTCGTATGCACTCATTCGGTTCAGATGGTAACATCTCTTATTTCCACAAGATTAACAAGGAGATGAACTTTACCGTTCGTGCTAACTATACATGGTCACAGAATATTGTTGACTACTTCGAGGAGAACAAGCTTGCTTACGATTATCAGAGCGTGACGGGTATGCCTTACGGCGTATTGCGTGGTTATGTTTCTGAGGGTCTCTTCAAGGATGAGGCTGATATTCGTCAGAGCCCAGACCAGACAGCAGCCTTCGGTGTTGTTCGTCCTGGTGATATCAAGTATCGTGACGTGAATGGTGATGGTGTCATCAATAAGGACGACCGTGTGCCATTGTCATACGGTAACAACGTTCCTCGTGTAATGTTCGGTCTTGGTGGTGAGTTCAACTATAAGGACTTCACAGTAAGCTTGCTCTTCAAGGGTAATACAGGTGTAAACTACTACCGTGTAGGTATGGGTCACGACGCAGGTTGGATTCCATTCTACAATGGTGAGATGGGTAATGTATTGAAGATGGTGAACAATCCAAAGAATCGTTGGATTCCATCATGGTACTCTGGTGATCCATCAACAGAGAATCCTAACGCAATGTTCCCACGCCTCTCTTATGGTTCAAACAATAACAACTCACAGCTTTCTACCTTCTGGAAGCAGAATGGTTCTTTCCTCCGTTTCCAGGAGTTGAACTTCCGTTATGTCTTCCGTCATCGTAAGTGGCTGCGTGCAGCTGGTCTTAGTGCATTAGAGTGTGACTTCGTTATCAACAACCTCTTCACTATCGACAGCGCAAAGTACTTCGACCCAGAGCAGGCTTGGTTCAATGGTGCGGCTTATCCAATCCCAACCACCTATTCATTGCAGATGTACTTTAGATTCTAA